A genomic segment from Capra hircus breed San Clemente chromosome 7, ASM170441v1, whole genome shotgun sequence encodes:
- the THG1L gene encoding probable tRNA(His) guanylyltransferase isoform X2, translating into MTHVVSQFASSYVFYWRDYFEDQPLLYPPGFDGRVVVYPSNQTLKDYLSWRQADCHINNLYNTVFWALVQQSGLTPLQAQERLQGTLAADKNEILFSEFNINYNNEPLMYRKGTVLIWQKVEEITTKEVKLPAEMEGKKMAVTRTRTMAVPLHCNIIGDAFWKEHPEILDEDS; encoded by the exons ATGACTCACGTGGTTTCCCAGTTCGCCTCCAGCTATGTGTTTTATTGGCGGGATTACTTTGAGGACCAGCCCCTTCTGTATCCCCCAGGCTTTGATGGAAGAGTCGTGGTGTATCCTAGCAACCAGACTCTAAAGGACTATCTCAGCTGGCGGCAAGCAGATT GTCACATCAATAATCTTTATAATACAGTGTTCTGGGCACTTGTACAGCAGTCTGGCTTAACACCATTACAAGCCCAAGAGAGATTACAG ggAACTCTTGCAGCAGACAAgaatgagattttattttctgaattcaaCATCAACTACAATAATGAGCCACTGATGTATAGGAAGGGGACTGTGTTGATATGGCAGAAG GTGGAGGAAATCACAACAAAAGAAGTTAAGCTGCCAgcagaaatggaaggaaaaaagatgGCGGTGACCCGGACCAGGACTATGGCGGTGCCCTTACATTGCAATATCATTGGGGATGCTTTCTGGAAGGAACATCCAGAGATCCTGGATGAAGACAGCTGA
- the THG1L gene encoding probable tRNA(His) guanylyltransferase isoform X3, with amino-acid sequence MDRVMSTALCSSEKAIGLKEEPGFDGRVVVYPSNQTLKDYLSWRQADCHINNLYNTVFWALVQQSGLTPLQAQERLQGTLAADKNEILFSEFNINYNNEPLMYRKGTVLIWQKVEEITTKEVKLPAEMEGKKMAVTRTRTMAVPLHCNIIGDAFWKEHPEILDEDS; translated from the exons ATGGACAGAGTGATGAGTACAGCTTTGTGTTCAAGCGAAAAAGCAATTGGTTTAAAAGAAGAGCCAG GCTTTGATGGAAGAGTCGTGGTGTATCCTAGCAACCAGACTCTAAAGGACTATCTCAGCTGGCGGCAAGCAGATT GTCACATCAATAATCTTTATAATACAGTGTTCTGGGCACTTGTACAGCAGTCTGGCTTAACACCATTACAAGCCCAAGAGAGATTACAG ggAACTCTTGCAGCAGACAAgaatgagattttattttctgaattcaaCATCAACTACAATAATGAGCCACTGATGTATAGGAAGGGGACTGTGTTGATATGGCAGAAG GTGGAGGAAATCACAACAAAAGAAGTTAAGCTGCCAgcagaaatggaaggaaaaaagatgGCGGTGACCCGGACCAGGACTATGGCGGTGCCCTTACATTGCAATATCATTGGGGATGCTTTCTGGAAGGAACATCCAGAGATCCTGGATGAAGACAGCTGA
- the THG1L gene encoding probable tRNA(His) guanylyltransferase isoform X1, whose protein sequence is MWVAGTFKVRDCLAATSVTLRRCLKLGATMAKSKFEYVRDFEADDTCLPHCWVVVRLDGRNFHRFAEKHSFIKPNDSRALHLMTKCAQTVMNELEDIVIAYGQSDEYSFVFKRKSNWFKRRASKFMTHVVSQFASSYVFYWRDYFEDQPLLYPPGFDGRVVVYPSNQTLKDYLSWRQADCHINNLYNTVFWALVQQSGLTPLQAQERLQGTLAADKNEILFSEFNINYNNEPLMYRKGTVLIWQKVEEITTKEVKLPAEMEGKKMAVTRTRTMAVPLHCNIIGDAFWKEHPEILDEDS, encoded by the exons ATGTGGGTTGCTGGCACATTCAAAGTTCGCGATTGCTTGGCTGCTACTTCCGTCACTCTGAGACGGTGCTTGAAATTGGGAGCGACCATGGCAAAGAGCAAATTCGAGTACGTGCGGGACTTCGAGGCTGACGACACATGCCTGCCCCACTGCTGGGTGGTGGTACGGCTGGACGGCAGGAATTTCCATCG GTTTGCTGAGAAACACAGCTTTATAAAACCTAATGACAGCCGTGCTCTTCATCTAATGACCAAATGTGCCCAAACTGTAATGAACGAGCTGGAGGATATTGTGATTGCATATGGACAGAGTGATGAGTACAGCTTTGTGTTCAAGCGAAAAAGCAATTGGTTTAAAAGAAGAGCCAG TAAGTTTATGACTCACGTGGTTTCCCAGTTCGCCTCCAGCTATGTGTTTTATTGGCGGGATTACTTTGAGGACCAGCCCCTTCTGTATCCCCCAGGCTTTGATGGAAGAGTCGTGGTGTATCCTAGCAACCAGACTCTAAAGGACTATCTCAGCTGGCGGCAAGCAGATT GTCACATCAATAATCTTTATAATACAGTGTTCTGGGCACTTGTACAGCAGTCTGGCTTAACACCATTACAAGCCCAAGAGAGATTACAG ggAACTCTTGCAGCAGACAAgaatgagattttattttctgaattcaaCATCAACTACAATAATGAGCCACTGATGTATAGGAAGGGGACTGTGTTGATATGGCAGAAG GTGGAGGAAATCACAACAAAAGAAGTTAAGCTGCCAgcagaaatggaaggaaaaaagatgGCGGTGACCCGGACCAGGACTATGGCGGTGCCCTTACATTGCAATATCATTGGGGATGCTTTCTGGAAGGAACATCCAGAGATCCTGGATGAAGACAGCTGA